A stretch of the Dioscorea cayenensis subsp. rotundata cultivar TDr96_F1 chromosome 4, TDr96_F1_v2_PseudoChromosome.rev07_lg8_w22 25.fasta, whole genome shotgun sequence genome encodes the following:
- the LOC120257867 gene encoding uncharacterized protein LOC120257867 has protein sequence MRSRSQRSTKLRPSITAILFLAFIITTFVLLFRKSSLKPSSQFNLGRPPLKDLHNSVKLQPLVESINGTDLIWQVPESPKAAIFIAHGCNGRAANFWDRSPECPNCVGLPEERLIVLQALERKFAVLTVSSLGKCWSFGKEKDSVRWIVKWWIEKHRLEKLPVVALGASSGGYFVSALAGEMKFSGIVIMIAEGVFDRMPVSPGYPPTMFVHMPKDRVRMNLIGKYMEDLRKKGVQVSEVRCLEFPLTPSLLFDRIPGLDESLSVKLFELFREKGFINEEGYMIKDGRATGWKQALKERDASMVKFELLDHIQEELNLAFAYHEMTSLQADGMFNWFESHMT, from the exons ATGAGAAGCAGATCGCAG AGATCAACCAAATTGCGTCCCAGCATCACCGCCATCCTTTTCCTTGCTTTCATTATCACTACCTTCGTTCTGCTCTTTCGCAAGAGCTCACTGAAACCCAGCTCCCAATTCAACCTCGGAAGACCTCCATTGAAGGATCTTCACAACTCTGTCAAGCTCCAACCTTTGGTGGAGTCCATCAATGGCACTGATTTGATATGGCAAGTGCCGGAATCGCCCAAAGCTGCGATTTTTATCGCTCATGGATGTAATGGCCGAGCTGCTAACTTCTGGGATCGATCTCCTGAGTGCCCTAACTGCGTCGGTTTACCTGAGGAgaggctcattgttcttcaggCTCTGGAGAGGAAGTTCGCGGTGTTGACCGTGTCTAGTTTGGGGAAATGTTGGTCTTTTGGGAAGGAGAAGGATAGTGTGAGATGGATCGTCAAATGGTGGATTGAAAAGCATAGGCTTGAGAAGCTTCCTGTTGTTGCTCTCGGAGCCTCCTCTGGTGGGTACTTTGTGTCTGCTCTTGCGGGCGAGATGAAGTTTAGTGGCATTGTGATTATGATTGCAGAAGGGGTGTTTGATAGAATGCCTGTCTCACCAGGGTACCCACCAACAATGTTTGTTCATATGCCTAAGGACCGGGTTAGGATGAATTTGATAGGGAAATATATGGAGGATTTGAGAAAAAAGGGTGTTCAAGTTAGTGAAGTCAGGTGCTTGGAGTTTCCATTGACACCAAGTCTTTTGTTTGATCGGATTCCAGGGTTGGATGAGAGTTTGTCTGTGAAGTTGTTTGAGTTGTTTCGTGAGAAAGGATTCATCAATGAGGAGGGTTATATGATAAAGGATGGACGGGCAACTGGTTGGAAGCAAGCTCTCAAGGAAAGGGATGCCTCAATGGTGAAGTTTGAATTGCTTGATCACATTCAGGAGGAATTGAATCTTGCGTTTGCCTATCATGAGATGACCAGTTTGCAGGCGGATGGCATGTTTAATTGGTTTGAATCACATATGACTTGA